In Pseudomonas coleopterorum, the genomic window TGGATGGCGAGCGCTGGTTGTTGCCACTGGAGGGGCATTTCTATCAGGTCGCAGTCGACGATGGGCTGGTCCGCATTGTCGATGCCACCCGCCCGCAGACACCTGGCCCTTGGGTGGAGCGTGACGAGGTGGGTCGTTGGCGTCTGGATTTGCGTCTGCGTCTGCGCGGCGGGGGACCCAAGCGCAGCATTGCCGCACTGCGTGCGGCTAATCGAGAGCGCATGCAAGCCTGTGACCGGCAGATCGGCGAATTCAACCAGAAACGTTCAGCCCTGCATGCCCGTGTCAATGAGTTGCTGGGCAAGGTCAACCGTGCCATGAAGGCCAATGACAGCGAACGTTTGAGAGGGCTTCGCGAGGCAATGAGCCAGGCAACCGGCGACTATCTGGATGCGCTGCGCCAGGTGTTGGAGGTCAGTCTGGAACTGAACCAGTTGGAGCCTTACAGCAACCGGGCCAAGGAGCAGGCCAGCCTGCTGTTCCAGCTGTGTGAGGTCGCGCAGGAGGAAGTTATCAACCTGCGTTACAAAAGCCTCGATCTTCGTGACCGCGCCGAGGACATGAACGTGCTTCTGGAAGGGGCGGACATGAGCGAACGGCAGTCGCAACAGTTCTTCGATTATGTCAGCGACAGCATCGATGTTCTGGACAAGCAGATTCAACTGACCAAAGAACTGGGCCAGTGGAAAGAGCAACTGCGGCGTTTACCGATCGAAGGCGCCGCCGCCGTTGAGAAGCTGACCGCGAACTGGATCGAAGCCTTGTCGATCCGACGCTGGATCGGCTTGCTAGTGGATGGTCTGGCGCTGACCAGCATTCGCAATATTGCCTCCCTGGAGGTGGCGGACCGAATCATGGATTCGGTGGCCGAGCCAGTTCGTCTGGCGGCTCAGACCCATGCCGCTCTGGAGGAAACCGCCGAATACAATCTCACTGATCGAGTCGAGCTGCTGAACAGCCTGGACCTGCAATATGAAGCGGCACAACAATCCCTTGAGTTCTATGTCGGCGAACTCGGCGATCGGCTGCACGAACCTGCGCGTGTGCGCCTGGCCAAGCTGATTCAAGAGTTGCGCGACAGTGCCCAGACGGCCCTGGTGCCGCTGATCCGTGAACAGTTCAAGATGACCCGCAAGCAGCGCCAGCAAGCCCGTCATAAAAATATCTTCGTGACCCGACACAGAGGGCTGGTGGTAGGGCAGCGGCGTACCAAGGTCGCGGTCACCGATCGCGATATCGTCGATGTGATCGACCCCATCGAAAAGAAGGTACTGGCCTCGTTCGACAAGGATCCTGCTCAAGCGGATTGGGAGGCGCTGAAAACGACCCGCGAAGTGCTGCGTCCACGATCGGCGCGCCGTTCGCTGAACGCGGCGATCCGACGTGGCAACCAGTTGTTGCAAGGCGCCGACCAGCAGACCCGCAAGGCCTGGAAGGAGGCGCAAAAGCCCTATCTGCCGGTGGAGGTCGAAGACCGGCTACGGTTGTATGCACAGCAGTTGAGCGACGCGGCCGATGCCGTAGAGCAGCAATTGACCCGTGACAATCAGGTAGACGAGGCCACCAGCGAGCGCACGTCAGCCCATGGCCGCGCAGAGCTGTTCCGTAACAAGGCCGCCGAGTTGCTGGAGCAGGGACGCCTGATCCACATCCATATGGTCAAATGGCAACCTCCTGCGGCGGCTCGGGTAGACTACCTGTACCGCCAAGGTGCAGCACGGATCAGCCGTGTGGGGCCGCGCAGCAAGCTCAAACGCTCGCCTGGCTATCTGGAGGAATACCTGGTGGCCGACACGGCGGGCAAGCCTTTGTGGTACGCCCATTTTCACTACGCACATCCACGCGGTCCCCGCGATGCCTATACCGCCGCGCACCTGAAAACCGTAGAGCAACGCTTCGACGGATTCGAGAAGCAAAAGATCGACGAAGCGACTCATGGCAAATGGATCGGGATACTGCGCAGCGAAATCACGCCGCCCTTCGATCAGGTATATCTGGCACTTTGAGTCCGGCGCCAGTTCTCGCTTGGCCAAGGCGAAAAAAAAGCGGGGCCTGCTAATGCAGGCCCCGCTTTTTTGTCGACACGTGTTTCACATTGATCGAACGTGCAGCCCTACTTGCGCTTCAGGCCATACTGCTCGTCCAGCATGCCAGGCGAGTTCGCTGCCTTGGGCGCATAGTCGCGAGGTGGCTCGGCATCGCGCGGCGGTGTCAGGCGCTCGCGGTGAGGCTGCGGCGCGTCCGAGTGCAGGGCGGCAAGCAGGCGCTGGCGTGTGAGTTCATCAAGGGCCAGGCGGTCGGCGCCTTCGGCCAGGTGGTCCTGCACTTCCTGATAGCTCTGGGTCAGCTTCTTGACCAGGATCGCAGTGCTGTTGAAATGGGTCACTACCTCGTTCTGGTAGGTATCGAAACGTTCCTGGATATCATCGAGCTGACGCTGTGTGCCATTGGGCACGGCACGAGGTGCCAGGCGCGCGACGGCAAAACCGATGACCACACCGACCACCAGGGCCAGGGTTGGCAACAACCAAACTAAGAGCGAGAGTTCCACGAGTCCTTCCTCTATAAACGGCTTTGCTTTACGTTAACGGCTCGGACCTGCGCTGTATACCGCGCGCTTGCGCAATTTCGCAGGCCAGAATCTTCCAGCTAGACGAGTCGACCCCTGTTGGGGTCACGGAGTTCACCCCTTGCTCATCCGCGAAACCGCAGTTTTCATCGACGGCCCGCAGGGCCCACTCGAAGCGTTGTACCTCGACACCGCCGATGCTACGGGCATCGCCTTGATCTGCCACCCCAATCCGGTACAGGGCGGGACCATGCTCAACAAGGTGGTGTCCACCTTGCAACGCACCGCTCGCGATGCCGGCATGCTGACGCTGCGCTTCAACTACCGCGGCGTCGGCGCCAGCGCCGGAAGCCATGACATGGGCAGCGGTGAAGTCGACGATGCCTGGGCCGTGGCCCGCTGGCTTCGAGCGAAACACCCCGAACTGCCGCTGACGATTCTGGGCTTTTCCTTTGGCGGTTTCGTGGCAGCCACCCTGGCCGGCCGCCTGGAGGCTGAAGGCGAGGCGGTGCAGCAGTTGTTCATGGTCGCTCCAGCGGTGATGCGGATAACCGAGCGCTTGCCGCAGCAGGCCACATTGACCGTGATCCAGCCGGATGCCGACGAGGTGGTTGATCCACAGCTCGTCTACGACTGGTCCGACGAGCTCGAGCGCCCCCACGAGCTGCTGAAAGTGGCAGAATGCGGGCACTTTTTCCACGGCAAGCTGACCGACCTCAAGGATCTGCTGCTGCCGCGTCTTTCGAACTGATGCCCGTCCACGGCTCCTGAACAAGAATCGACCAATGACCACTCGTATCCTGACCGGTATCACCACCACTGGCACGCCTCACCTTGGCAACTATGCCGGCGCCATCCGCCCGGCGATCGTTGCCAGTCGCCAGAGTGACGCCGACTCGTTCTATTTCCTGGCCGATTACCACGCCCTGATCAAATGCGATGACCCGCTGCGCATCCAGCGCTCGCGTCTGGAAATCGCGGCCACCTGGCTGGCGTCGGGTCTGGATGTGGAGCGGGTGACGTTCTATCGGCAGTCCGATATCCCGGAAATCCCGGAACTGACCTGGCTGCTGACCTGCGTGGCCGCCAAGGGCCTGCTCAACCGCGCCCATGCCTACAAGGCGTCGGTAGACAAGAACGTCGAAACCGGTGAAGACCCCGATGCCGGCATCTCCATGGGCTTGTACAGCTATCCGGTGCTGATGGCCGCCGACATCCTGATGTTCAATGCGCACAAGGTGCCGGTCGGCCGCGACCAGATCCAGCACGTGGAAATGGCCCGCGACATCGGCCAGCGTTTCAACCACCTGTTCGGCAAGGGCCGTGAGTTCTTCGTCATGCCCGAGGCGTTGATCGAGGAAAGCGTCGCTACCTTGCCCGGCCTGGATGGGCGCAAGATGTCCAAGAGCTACGACAACACCATCCCGTTGTTCACCAGCGCCAAGGACATGAAGGACGCCATCTCGCGTATCGTCACCGACTCGCG contains:
- a CDS encoding YhcB family protein, with translation MELSLLVWLLPTLALVVGVVIGFAVARLAPRAVPNGTQRQLDDIQERFDTYQNEVVTHFNSTAILVKKLTQSYQEVQDHLAEGADRLALDELTRQRLLAALHSDAPQPHRERLTPPRDAEPPRDYAPKAANSPGMLDEQYGLKRK
- a CDS encoding alpha/beta hydrolase, with protein sequence MLIRETAVFIDGPQGPLEALYLDTADATGIALICHPNPVQGGTMLNKVVSTLQRTARDAGMLTLRFNYRGVGASAGSHDMGSGEVDDAWAVARWLRAKHPELPLTILGFSFGGFVAATLAGRLEAEGEAVQQLFMVAPAVMRITERLPQQATLTVIQPDADEVVDPQLVYDWSDELERPHELLKVAECGHFFHGKLTDLKDLLLPRLSN
- a CDS encoding tryptophan--tRNA ligase, with the protein product MTTRILTGITTTGTPHLGNYAGAIRPAIVASRQSDADSFYFLADYHALIKCDDPLRIQRSRLEIAATWLASGLDVERVTFYRQSDIPEIPELTWLLTCVAAKGLLNRAHAYKASVDKNVETGEDPDAGISMGLYSYPVLMAADILMFNAHKVPVGRDQIQHVEMARDIGQRFNHLFGKGREFFVMPEALIEESVATLPGLDGRKMSKSYDNTIPLFTSAKDMKDAISRIVTDSRAPGEAKDPDNSHLFTLFQAFATAEQSAEFHAALREGLGWGEAKARLFNLLDAELGEARERYHHFIERPAELEDILLAGAAKARAVATPFLGELREAVGLRSFREQVQVTTAGKKKAAKAARFVSFRDDDGSFRFRLLDASGEQLLLSRSFADGKAAGQVSKQLQQGGELDIRSDAESFTLWLDDTCVADGPTFTTTEARDTAIQALRKALQPQGE